The following proteins come from a genomic window of Novosphingobium aromaticivorans DSM 12444:
- a CDS encoding xanthine dehydrogenase family protein molybdopterin-binding subunit, protein MSGALSIHGATLSRRAFVGAGGALVVALGLPASGARAASGSSDPAIPANWIEINADNTVLIRTGKCDFGQSSIYTAYRQIVAEELSMPIAAMTTVVSGDTDRTPDGGGTFWLLGYSQNLRKVAAFMREAALELAAKKLGVGRDKLSVADGRISGDGKSVTYGELVRGQSLTLTIPVEGDLTSPMGLTVKGEPPMKPVADYTIVGKPVPNPMTGPKISGEAVWVGDVKLPGMLHARVIHPETLGSTLDKPGTLDTAQFPGARLVRIGNLLAVVSPEEWEAVQAAQAVAADTTWTAWKGLPGHDGLRDHMRDKADWKSFPVRDGAANKGDPAAVTGARVHQAAYFLPYHKHAPISPMVTLADYRPDGSVTLHTLSQNPQHLRRMIAKMLGTGQDKVVVRTYPGSGHYGRSNGGSAGSEDEAVLLSRELGRPVRVQWMRHDDMQWSTQSSAGLSDIRIALGADGRIEGYSAEHRVPPMQDDRLIGALLAGLPVLEAPSAETRDGFQNGVTDVQDTWVYGKVGAVREKGLGTWQVGQRESPIAVGLRDHSMRTPIQFQQNFPRELAISEAAMLAGKDPLQFRLDHVTDPRFTAILERLRKESGWQARPSPAPGAKASGKGAVKGQGVSIMLRDNGYWACAAHVSVTPDSGEVKVERMTMVADVGIVINPLQLRRQIQAGCLMGVSQALHEEVAFDEGAITSADWSGYPILTMAEMPELRIFFETNPAVGNYGQGSESANALAAPAIAAAVMDATGKPVRRLPLRPDYVKVALS, encoded by the coding sequence GTGAGCGGAGCCCTTTCCATCCACGGCGCGACGCTCAGCCGCCGGGCCTTTGTCGGTGCCGGGGGCGCGTTGGTCGTCGCGCTCGGCCTGCCGGCCAGCGGCGCCCGCGCGGCAAGCGGATCGAGCGACCCGGCAATCCCCGCCAACTGGATCGAGATCAACGCCGACAACACCGTGCTGATCCGCACTGGCAAGTGCGACTTCGGCCAGAGCAGCATCTACACCGCTTATCGCCAGATCGTGGCCGAAGAACTGTCGATGCCGATCGCGGCGATGACCACGGTCGTTTCCGGCGATACCGACCGCACGCCCGACGGCGGCGGCACATTCTGGCTGCTCGGATACTCGCAGAACCTGCGCAAGGTCGCCGCGTTCATGCGCGAGGCCGCGCTGGAGCTGGCCGCGAAGAAGCTCGGTGTCGGACGGGACAAGCTTTCGGTCGCCGATGGCCGCATTTCGGGTGACGGCAAGTCCGTGACCTATGGCGAGCTGGTGCGCGGGCAGTCGCTTACGCTGACGATCCCGGTCGAGGGCGACCTTACCAGCCCGATGGGCCTCACGGTGAAGGGCGAGCCGCCGATGAAGCCGGTGGCCGATTACACCATCGTCGGCAAGCCGGTGCCGAACCCGATGACGGGTCCCAAGATCTCCGGCGAGGCGGTATGGGTGGGTGACGTCAAGCTGCCCGGCATGCTCCACGCGCGTGTGATCCATCCCGAGACGCTGGGGTCGACGCTGGATAAGCCCGGCACGCTCGATACTGCGCAGTTCCCGGGCGCGCGCCTGGTGCGGATCGGCAATCTCCTGGCGGTCGTCTCGCCCGAAGAGTGGGAGGCCGTTCAGGCCGCGCAGGCGGTTGCCGCAGACACGACGTGGACCGCGTGGAAGGGCCTGCCCGGCCATGATGGCTTGCGCGACCACATGCGCGACAAGGCCGACTGGAAGAGCTTCCCGGTGCGCGACGGCGCCGCCAACAAGGGCGATCCGGCCGCCGTTACCGGAGCCAGGGTGCACCAAGCCGCGTACTTCCTGCCCTATCACAAGCACGCGCCGATCAGCCCGATGGTCACGCTGGCAGACTACCGTCCCGACGGTTCGGTTACCCTGCACACGCTTTCGCAGAACCCGCAGCACCTGCGACGGATGATCGCTAAGATGCTGGGCACGGGGCAGGACAAGGTCGTGGTGCGGACCTATCCAGGATCCGGCCATTATGGCCGTTCGAATGGCGGCAGTGCGGGCAGCGAGGACGAGGCGGTGCTGCTTTCGCGCGAACTGGGGCGGCCCGTGCGCGTGCAGTGGATGCGCCACGACGACATGCAGTGGTCGACGCAGTCGTCCGCCGGTCTTTCCGACATTCGCATCGCGCTCGGCGCGGATGGACGGATCGAGGGCTATTCCGCCGAACACCGTGTGCCTCCGATGCAGGACGATCGCCTGATCGGCGCGCTGCTGGCGGGGTTGCCGGTCCTTGAAGCGCCTTCGGCCGAAACGCGCGACGGTTTCCAGAACGGCGTGACCGATGTCCAGGACACATGGGTCTACGGCAAGGTCGGCGCCGTGCGCGAGAAGGGGCTCGGCACCTGGCAGGTCGGCCAGCGGGAATCTCCGATTGCGGTGGGCCTGCGCGACCATTCGATGCGCACGCCGATCCAGTTCCAGCAGAACTTCCCGCGCGAGCTGGCGATCAGCGAGGCGGCGATGCTTGCGGGGAAGGATCCGCTGCAGTTCCGGCTCGACCATGTCACCGATCCGCGCTTCACCGCCATTCTCGAGCGGCTGCGCAAGGAGTCCGGTTGGCAGGCGCGACCGTCTCCAGCCCCGGGCGCGAAGGCATCGGGCAAGGGTGCGGTCAAAGGGCAGGGCGTATCGATCATGCTGCGCGACAATGGCTACTGGGCCTGTGCCGCCCACGTATCCGTCACGCCAGACAGCGGCGAGGTGAAGGTCGAGCGGATGACGATGGTTGCCGACGTCGGCATCGTCATCAACCCGCTGCAACTGCGCCGCCAGATCCAGGCCGGTTGCCTGATGGGCGTGAGCCAGGCCCTGCACGAGGAAGTCGCGTTCGACGAAGGTGCGATCACTTCCGCCGATTGGTCTGGCTATCCCATCCTGACCATGGCCGAGATGCCGGAGCTGCGGATCTTCTTCGAGACAAACCCTGCCGTCGGCAACTATGGCCAGGGTTCGGAAAGCGCCAATGCGCTGGCGGCGCCTGCCATCGCGGCGGCTGTGATGGACGCCACCGGAAAGCCGGTACGCCGACTGCCCCTGCGGCCAGACTACGTGAAGGTGGCGCTCTCCTGA
- a CDS encoding ABC-F family ATP-binding cassette domain-containing protein, which produces MLTINGITVRLGGRDIISRASVAVPPRARVGLVGRNGAGKSTLVKAIIGEIEPDEGAVEMPRRTRLGYLAQEAPAGDSTPFETVLSADRERTELLAEAETCTDPDRLGDVHERLLAIDAYSAPARAARILIGLGFDEDMQARPLDSFSGGWRMRVALASLLFSAPDVLLLDEPSNHLDLEATLWLENFLKAYPGTLLLISHERDLLNNVTDHIVHLHAGKLTLYPGGYDSFERQRNERLAQQAAARAAQEAQADRLKDYIARNSARASTAKQAQSRAKMLAKMQPIAAVVEDPSLSFDFPDPEELRPPLITLDLASVGYAPGKPVLQRLNLRIDPDDRIALLGRNGNGKTTLARLLAAQLAPMDGAMTATSKMQVGYFTQYQVEEIAGGATPLELMTRAMEGKTPAAIRAQLGRFGFSGNRATAEVGTLSGGERARLALALVTRDAPHLLVLDEPTNHLDIDAREALVQALNAYKGAVILISHDRHMAELVADRLVLVDGGTARPYDGSIEDYIDFILGRNQPKADGAGEAREKGAAQDRKARALAREELRALRKKQTEAETRVGKLQSEIAQIDRAMFEPSSAPPALAKLTMGDLAHRRGKLAKELEEAEMLWLEAGEALEAAG; this is translated from the coding sequence ATGCTAACGATCAACGGCATTACCGTGCGCCTTGGCGGGCGCGACATCATTTCACGCGCTTCGGTGGCGGTGCCTCCGCGCGCCCGCGTCGGCCTCGTCGGTCGCAACGGCGCCGGCAAATCCACGCTGGTCAAGGCGATCATCGGCGAGATCGAACCTGACGAGGGCGCAGTCGAGATGCCCCGCCGTACGCGGCTCGGCTACCTCGCGCAGGAAGCCCCGGCGGGTGATTCGACGCCGTTCGAAACCGTGCTGTCGGCCGACAGGGAGCGGACCGAGCTTCTTGCGGAAGCCGAGACCTGCACCGATCCGGATCGCTTGGGCGACGTGCACGAGCGCCTGCTCGCCATCGACGCATACAGCGCCCCCGCCCGCGCCGCCCGTATCCTCATCGGCCTTGGCTTCGACGAAGACATGCAGGCGCGCCCGCTCGACAGCTTTTCCGGCGGCTGGCGGATGCGCGTGGCGCTGGCGTCGCTGCTGTTCTCGGCGCCGGACGTTCTCCTGCTCGACGAACCGTCGAACCACCTCGACCTCGAAGCGACGCTCTGGCTCGAGAACTTCCTCAAGGCCTACCCGGGCACGCTGCTGCTGATCAGCCACGAGCGCGACCTGCTCAACAACGTGACCGACCACATCGTCCATCTCCATGCGGGCAAGCTAACGCTCTATCCCGGCGGCTACGACAGCTTCGAGCGCCAGCGCAACGAACGGCTCGCCCAGCAGGCCGCCGCCCGCGCCGCGCAGGAAGCGCAGGCCGACCGGCTGAAGGACTACATTGCCCGCAACAGCGCCCGCGCCTCGACCGCCAAGCAGGCCCAGTCGCGCGCCAAGATGCTGGCGAAGATGCAGCCGATCGCGGCGGTCGTGGAAGATCCGTCGCTCAGCTTCGACTTCCCCGATCCCGAGGAACTGCGCCCACCGCTCATCACCCTCGACCTCGCCTCGGTCGGCTATGCGCCGGGCAAGCCGGTACTGCAGCGGCTCAACCTGCGCATCGATCCGGACGACCGCATTGCGCTGCTCGGCCGCAACGGCAACGGCAAGACCACGCTGGCCCGCCTGCTCGCCGCCCAGCTCGCACCGATGGACGGGGCGATGACGGCAACGTCGAAGATGCAGGTCGGCTACTTCACCCAGTACCAGGTGGAGGAAATCGCGGGCGGAGCGACGCCGCTCGAACTGATGACGCGCGCGATGGAGGGCAAGACTCCCGCCGCCATCCGCGCACAGCTCGGCCGCTTCGGCTTCTCTGGCAATCGCGCGACAGCCGAAGTCGGCACGCTTTCGGGCGGGGAGCGCGCGCGGCTTGCACTGGCGCTGGTCACGCGCGACGCACCGCACCTGCTCGTGCTCGACGAACCGACCAACCACCTCGACATCGACGCGCGCGAAGCGCTGGTCCAGGCGCTCAACGCCTACAAGGGCGCGGTCATCCTCATCAGCCACGACCGCCACATGGCCGAACTGGTGGCAGACCGGCTCGTGCTGGTCGATGGCGGCACGGCCCGCCCCTACGACGGCAGCATCGAGGACTACATCGACTTCATCCTGGGCCGGAACCAGCCCAAGGCGGACGGTGCGGGCGAGGCCAGGGAAAAGGGCGCGGCGCAGGATCGCAAGGCCCGCGCCCTCGCCCGCGAGGAATTGCGTGCGCTCAGGAAGAAGCAGACCGAAGCCGAAACCCGCGTCGGCAAGCTCCAGTCGGAAATCGCGCAGATCGACCGCGCGATGTTCGAACCTTCCAGCGCCCCGCCCGCGCTCGCCAAGCTGACGATGGGCGACCTTGCCCACCGTCGCGGCAAGCTGGCGAAGGAGTTGGAAGAGGCCGAAATGCTGTGGCTGGAAGCCGGCGAGGCGCTCGAAGCGGCGGGCTGA
- a CDS encoding polysaccharide deacetylase family protein, translated as MPAQEDFVRFKPGFGTRFLLTVDTEEEFDWSKPLDRTSHGLHHVPRLAKFQQFCEGVGVVPVYLVDFPVASDPRAADILRDAVHAGKAEIGVQLHPWVSPPHDEDVNVHNSFAGNLAPELERAKFRKLRDTIEQAFGVGPLIYRAGRYGVGPATASILSDCAIAIDTSVRSRFDYSSAGGPNFREYPLRPWWIDKRNGLMEMPLTTVFSGLLRQQGQTIYPALWRVPRLRGALARIGMLERIPLTPEGVTLDEAIKGIDMALDDGLEMLVFSFHSPSLCPGHTPYVRDESDLDLFYAWWRGVLTYMQQRNVKPTCVREIMEAAEI; from the coding sequence ATGCCCGCGCAAGAAGACTTCGTCCGCTTCAAGCCCGGTTTCGGCACCCGCTTCCTGCTGACCGTCGATACCGAAGAGGAGTTCGACTGGAGCAAGCCACTCGACCGGACGAGCCACGGGCTTCACCACGTACCGCGCCTCGCCAAATTCCAGCAGTTCTGCGAAGGCGTGGGCGTCGTGCCGGTCTATCTCGTCGACTTCCCGGTCGCCAGCGATCCGCGCGCGGCAGATATCCTGCGCGATGCGGTCCATGCCGGAAAGGCTGAAATCGGCGTGCAACTGCACCCCTGGGTGAGCCCGCCGCACGACGAGGACGTCAATGTCCACAACAGCTTCGCGGGCAATCTTGCCCCTGAACTGGAACGCGCCAAGTTCCGCAAGCTGCGCGACACGATCGAGCAGGCGTTCGGCGTCGGGCCGCTGATCTATCGCGCGGGGCGCTATGGCGTGGGGCCGGCGACGGCTTCGATCCTGTCCGACTGCGCGATCGCGATCGACACCTCGGTCCGCTCGCGCTTCGACTACAGTTCGGCCGGCGGCCCGAATTTTCGGGAATATCCCTTGCGCCCGTGGTGGATCGACAAGCGCAACGGCCTGATGGAAATGCCGCTGACCACCGTATTCTCGGGACTTTTACGGCAGCAGGGACAGACGATCTATCCCGCGCTGTGGCGTGTGCCTCGCCTTCGCGGCGCGCTCGCCCGGATCGGGATGCTGGAACGCATTCCCCTTACCCCGGAAGGCGTGACCCTGGACGAGGCGATCAAGGGAATCGACATGGCGCTGGACGACGGGCTGGAGATGCTGGTCTTCTCCTTTCACAGCCCGTCGCTTTGCCCCGGGCATACTCCCTACGTGCGCGACGAGTCCGACCTTGACCTGTTCTATGCATGGTGGCGTGGCGTCCTGACCTACATGCAGCAGCGGAACGTCAAGCCGACCTGCGTGCGCGAGATCATGGAAGCGGCGGAAATCTGA
- a CDS encoding histidine kinase dimerization/phospho-acceptor domain-containing protein, with protein MIVDDRLETVLRTNVAGKTAARTQLRQLVDLLGAVPLSEWTARHAAALQRVESLAAMLDDEGSAAVLRSVRHRSAVLVYHFAQGGPRTASAAIAAADLPDEDWLALIPRLPTQARGFLRHRSDLGEDVRKLLSRLGVNDFLLPRPDVAEDIAEIALPDEDSSLPPVAPETELTAPEPNTPEPAVVAAGSLPEDGIGAIVRRIEAFRRRREERQSAPVAPGTTGLAPRLPFDEERAAARRQAAMVDLRTDAAGIVVQAGIDPAGMLIGSTVFSAASDAPVRCDEAMARAFRRRQPVSAGRIEIEGAEDVAGSWQADGTPCFARSGGQFTGYLLRLRRPLALVDGKATEASERASEADRLRQLLHELRTPINAIQGFAEVIQQQVFGATPHQYRAMAASIAADAAVMLAGFEEVERLVKLESRALEMEGGHSDASAILARLVEQVSPVLSARNVRLTVAMPPHAVDVGMAEDELERSIWRVLSVIAASVAPAERLSLGLEADGATREMWFTLPASLQAQDDTALFAPEASASGGSFAASAMLGNGFALRLARAEFEASGGALRREGNRILVELPRLTGVDADHTPGTARASGPSGEAGRFARG; from the coding sequence ATGATCGTCGACGACCGCCTCGAAACCGTGCTGCGTACGAACGTGGCCGGAAAGACGGCGGCGCGTACGCAGCTGCGCCAGCTTGTCGACCTGCTTGGCGCGGTGCCGCTTTCGGAATGGACCGCAAGGCACGCAGCGGCATTGCAGCGTGTCGAATCACTGGCGGCGATGCTCGACGACGAAGGTAGCGCAGCCGTTTTGCGGTCGGTCCGTCACCGTTCGGCGGTACTGGTCTATCATTTTGCGCAAGGCGGGCCGCGCACCGCATCTGCGGCGATCGCAGCGGCCGATCTGCCCGACGAGGACTGGCTGGCCCTGATCCCGCGGCTGCCAACGCAGGCGCGCGGTTTCCTGCGGCATCGTTCGGATCTTGGCGAGGACGTGCGCAAGCTGCTCTCCCGGCTGGGGGTCAACGATTTCCTGCTGCCCCGCCCGGATGTGGCGGAAGACATCGCGGAGATTGCCCTGCCGGACGAGGACTCCTCCTTGCCCCCGGTTGCGCCGGAGACAGAGTTGACTGCGCCGGAACCGAACACTCCCGAACCCGCCGTGGTTGCGGCGGGAAGCCTGCCCGAAGATGGCATCGGGGCAATCGTGCGGCGCATCGAAGCCTTCCGCCGCCGGCGCGAGGAACGCCAGAGCGCGCCGGTTGCGCCAGGCACGACCGGCCTTGCGCCGCGGCTGCCCTTCGACGAGGAACGCGCCGCCGCGCGCAGGCAGGCAGCGATGGTCGACCTGCGTACCGATGCCGCCGGAATCGTCGTCCAGGCAGGCATCGATCCGGCAGGCATGCTGATCGGCAGCACGGTGTTTTCCGCTGCCTCCGACGCGCCCGTCCGCTGCGACGAGGCCATGGCACGAGCATTTCGCAGGCGCCAGCCGGTCAGCGCTGGCCGCATCGAGATCGAGGGCGCCGAGGATGTTGCCGGATCGTGGCAGGCGGATGGAACGCCTTGCTTCGCGCGCTCGGGCGGACAGTTCACGGGATACCTGCTGCGCCTGCGCAGGCCGCTCGCGCTGGTCGACGGCAAGGCGACAGAGGCAAGCGAACGCGCTTCCGAGGCGGACCGGCTTCGCCAGTTGCTGCACGAGCTGCGCACGCCGATCAACGCCATCCAGGGTTTTGCCGAAGTCATCCAGCAACAGGTCTTCGGGGCGACACCCCACCAGTACCGTGCAATGGCCGCCAGCATCGCGGCCGACGCCGCAGTGATGCTCGCCGGGTTCGAGGAAGTCGAAAGACTGGTCAAGCTGGAAAGCCGCGCACTGGAGATGGAGGGCGGCCACTCCGACGCCAGCGCCATTCTAGCGCGGCTGGTCGAGCAGGTTTCGCCGGTCCTGTCTGCCCGCAACGTCCGGCTGACCGTGGCCATGCCGCCCCACGCCGTCGACGTCGGCATGGCCGAGGACGAGCTTGAGCGCTCGATCTGGAGAGTGCTTTCGGTGATCGCGGCCAGCGTGGCTCCGGCGGAGCGACTATCGCTGGGCCTCGAGGCCGACGGCGCCACTAGAGAAATGTGGTTTACCCTGCCCGCATCGCTGCAGGCGCAGGACGACACCGCCCTGTTCGCACCCGAGGCGAGCGCCAGCGGGGGATCGTTTGCGGCATCGGCCATGCTTGGCAACGGATTTGCGCTGCGCCTGGCGCGGGCGGAGTTCGAGGCAAGCGGCGGAGCATTGCGGCGCGAAGGCAACCGCATCCTTGTGGAACTCCCGCGCTTGACCGGGGTTGACGCCGATCATACCCCGGGAACCGCGCGGGCATCGGGGCCGTCCGGGGAGGCCGGCAGGTTCGCGCGGGGGTGA
- a CDS encoding Lrp/AsnC family transcriptional regulator: protein MATLDGIDRRLLAELQAEGRVTNVELAQRVGLTAPPCLRRVRALEDAGVIKGYHAELDASKLGFAITVFALVSLKSQAEESLRQFEDHMRTLPEVRECHMLNGEIDFILKIVSKDLQSFQEFLTSKLTPAPNVASVKTSLTIRTAKQVPGVPLED, encoded by the coding sequence ATGGCAACCTTGGACGGTATCGACCGGCGGCTTCTCGCCGAACTACAGGCAGAAGGGCGGGTAACCAACGTGGAACTCGCACAGCGCGTGGGGCTCACCGCGCCGCCGTGCCTGCGCCGTGTCCGCGCGCTCGAGGATGCGGGCGTCATCAAGGGCTACCATGCCGAACTCGATGCCTCGAAGCTCGGATTCGCGATCACTGTCTTCGCGCTTGTCAGCCTCAAGAGCCAGGCCGAGGAATCGCTCCGCCAGTTCGAGGATCACATGCGCACGCTGCCCGAAGTGCGAGAGTGTCACATGCTGAACGGCGAGATCGATTTCATCCTCAAGATCGTCAGCAAGGACCTGCAAAGCTTCCAGGAATTCCTGACGAGCAAGCTTACGCCGGCCCCCAACGTGGCAAGCGTGAAGACCTCGCTGACGATTCGCACGGCCAAGCAGGTGCCTGGGGTGCCTTTGGAAGACTGA
- a CDS encoding chorismate mutase: MSEDPVLASYRQSIDNIDAAMIHILAERFRITQAVGAYKAENKLPASDPGREERQIARLRKLAEDAKLDPEFSEKFLRFVIQEVIRHHERAASSTD, from the coding sequence ATGAGCGAAGATCCGGTGCTGGCGTCCTACCGCCAGTCGATCGACAACATCGACGCGGCGATGATCCACATCCTCGCCGAGCGCTTTCGCATCACGCAGGCCGTCGGCGCCTACAAGGCCGAGAACAAGCTTCCCGCCTCCGACCCCGGCCGCGAGGAACGCCAGATCGCCCGCCTGCGCAAGCTGGCCGAGGACGCCAAGCTCGACCCGGAATTTTCCGAGAAGTTCCTGCGCTTCGTCATCCAGGAAGTGATCCGTCACCACGAACGCGCGGCAAGTTCGACGGACTGA
- a CDS encoding polyprenyl synthetase family protein: MTATIHTLPRKAEPSLAPMMALVAEGMNSVNAVILDRMQSRIPLIPTLAGHLIAGGGKRMRPMLTLASAALLGYGGSRHYKLAAAVEFIHTATLLHDDVVDGSDMRRGKKTANIVYGNPATVLVGDFLFSRSFELMVEDGSLKVLRILSNASAVISEGEVDQLVAQRQIDTTEEMYLDIIAAKTAALFSAACRIAAVVAERPDADELALDAYGRNLGIAFQLADDAIDYDSDAAEMGKDQGDDFREGKMTLPVILAYARGDEEERGFWQQAIAGERSSDADLAHAISLIRRHDAVHATRERARMYAQRAIDAISGFPASAAKAAMTEAAEFAVARRF, encoded by the coding sequence ATGACCGCGACCATCCATACCCTGCCGCGAAAGGCGGAACCCTCGCTTGCGCCGATGATGGCGCTGGTGGCTGAAGGCATGAACAGCGTCAACGCCGTGATTCTCGACAGGATGCAGTCGCGCATCCCGTTGATTCCGACGCTGGCGGGTCACCTCATCGCCGGCGGTGGCAAGCGGATGCGCCCCATGCTCACGCTGGCGAGCGCGGCGCTGCTGGGCTACGGCGGCAGCCGCCATTACAAGCTCGCGGCGGCAGTCGAATTCATCCACACCGCAACGCTCCTGCATGACGACGTCGTCGATGGCTCCGACATGCGTCGCGGCAAGAAGACCGCGAATATCGTCTACGGCAACCCGGCGACGGTCCTTGTCGGCGACTTCCTGTTCAGCCGCAGCTTCGAACTCATGGTCGAGGACGGCTCGCTCAAGGTCCTGCGCATCCTGTCGAACGCATCGGCGGTCATCTCCGAAGGGGAGGTCGACCAGCTCGTCGCCCAGCGCCAGATCGACACGACCGAGGAAATGTACCTCGATATCATTGCCGCCAAGACTGCCGCGCTGTTTTCGGCCGCCTGCCGCATCGCGGCCGTCGTCGCCGAGCGGCCCGATGCCGACGAACTCGCGCTCGATGCCTATGGCCGCAATCTCGGCATTGCCTTCCAGCTTGCCGACGATGCCATCGACTACGATTCCGATGCCGCCGAAATGGGCAAGGACCAGGGCGACGATTTCCGCGAGGGCAAGATGACGCTCCCGGTGATCCTCGCCTACGCCCGCGGCGACGAGGAAGAACGCGGGTTCTGGCAGCAGGCCATCGCGGGAGAGCGTTCCTCCGACGCGGACCTGGCCCATGCCATTTCCCTTATCCGGCGGCACGATGCGGTCCATGCGACGCGCGAACGCGCCCGGATGTATGCGCAGCGCGCCATCGACGCGATCTCGGGCTTCCCGGCAAGTGCGGCGAAGGCGGCAATGACGGAAGCGGCCGAGTTCGCCGTCGCCCGGAGATTCTGA
- a CDS encoding aldo/keto reductase, which yields MQYRRLGRSAIVVSDICMGTMTFGSQVSEAEALRVLDRSYDAGINFYDTAEGYPVPPDVKWVGRTEEIVGKWLKTKPRDAIVLATKVSGPSHVWFRSPCREGMTALDRHNIVRAIEGSLLRLGTDYIDLYQTHWPDHDTSYDETMEVLDELVRAGKVRITGCSNETSWGLMKSLAAAERLGTARYQTIQNNFSLNNRRFEDELAQVCRKEGVSLIPYSPIAGGVLSGKYLNGQRPDGARFSRYLAMEGRQAEMGKRFVNDRTLAATERFMGIAAEAGLDPVTMAVAWSKQHDFVASTIVGVGAEDQLAPILAAADLELSQEVLRAIDKVSREIRYPMG from the coding sequence ATGCAGTATCGTCGCCTCGGCCGCTCGGCCATCGTCGTCTCGGACATCTGCATGGGGACGATGACCTTCGGCAGCCAGGTAAGCGAAGCGGAGGCGCTCAGGGTTCTCGACCGGTCCTACGATGCCGGCATCAACTTCTACGATACTGCTGAAGGCTACCCGGTTCCGCCCGATGTCAAATGGGTTGGCAGGACCGAGGAAATCGTTGGCAAGTGGCTCAAGACCAAGCCGCGCGATGCCATTGTGCTTGCGACCAAGGTTTCCGGTCCCAGCCATGTCTGGTTCCGTTCGCCATGCCGCGAAGGGATGACCGCGCTTGACCGCCACAACATCGTGCGTGCGATCGAAGGCAGCCTGCTTCGGCTGGGTACCGACTACATCGACCTCTACCAGACGCATTGGCCGGATCACGACACGTCCTACGACGAGACGATGGAAGTGCTGGACGAGCTGGTCCGGGCGGGCAAGGTCCGCATCACCGGCTGCTCGAACGAGACGAGCTGGGGCCTGATGAAGTCTTTGGCCGCCGCCGAGCGGCTTGGCACGGCACGCTACCAGACCATCCAGAACAACTTCAGTCTGAACAACCGCCGCTTCGAGGACGAGCTGGCTCAGGTCTGCCGGAAGGAAGGCGTCAGCCTCATCCCCTATTCGCCAATTGCCGGCGGGGTTCTTTCAGGCAAGTACCTGAACGGCCAGCGGCCCGATGGAGCGCGCTTCTCGCGCTACCTGGCGATGGAGGGCCGTCAGGCGGAAATGGGCAAGCGCTTCGTCAACGACCGCACCCTTGCCGCGACCGAGCGCTTCATGGGCATTGCCGCGGAAGCCGGCCTCGACCCGGTGACAATGGCAGTCGCCTGGTCCAAGCAGCACGATTTCGTCGCCTCGACGATCGTTGGCGTTGGCGCGGAAGACCAGCTCGCCCCGATCCTGGCTGCCGCCGACCTCGAGCTGTCGCAAGAGGTTCTGCGGGCAATCGACAAGGTTTCCCGCGAAATCCGTTACCCGATGGGGTGA